The Lepeophtheirus salmonis chromosome 3, UVic_Lsal_1.4, whole genome shotgun sequence genomic interval ttttgattatacCTTCTTCATAGGGCAAATAAGATGCAATGGGTTTAAGTACTGGAGAGCGATTCCTACGTAATTGTGCAAGAGCATCTTTGAAGCGTTTACGAGTTTGGTGACCTCTCACATGAGCTTGCACTTTAATTATTGAGTCCACGTTGTCGTAATAATGTTGAAGCATAGAAAGCAATCGTTGTCGGATAATGTACCCACGAATACAAGCTTGAAGTCCAACTATCACTTGATCGTAGTCTTTTATAACACCCCCAAGCCGATTAACATGTTCAAGTATGTCAAGGATATCTTGATAATCAAGAAATGTTGAGGAAGAGTGTACTTCTTCTGGTTGAGTCCAAGAGTAAATGTGTTCCTTgagatttaaatatacaaagccATGTCCATCAGACAGAGCATGTTTAACCCAAGGTGTGGTTCCTTCCGCTTCTTTTTCATTGAATCTCTGTAAGAGTCTTTCTTGATATGTCTTTGAGTGTTCCTTAATAAGATAATCCgttaaaaataaacttggaTGATTAAGTGTCTCAAAAGTATGAGCGTGATCTCCTTGTTGAATAGCCATGTTAGCGATGGAAAGAGCAAATCCAGCATCCGTTGCTTCTTTAGTATGCTGAATGGTTTGATGTACAGCATCAAATACGTTGTCAACCCAAATCTCTGACTCTTCATGTTCAAGTATGGATCTATTAACGGCAATTTGTTCAAGGAGATCTAGAGTATGAGTAGCATCGTCTTCTTCAATTGTCTCCAACTTTAATACAGGATTGGTCAGACTTTTGTAGAGAAGAGATGGATCTTTTCTTTTCAAAGCactgtttatattttgaagggcTTCAATTATATCATCCGATGTACTTTTATTCACAGCATCAACAGCATCTTGAATCTCAAAATGGGTTAACAACATTCCATCCTTGGATTCTAATGCACAACTCAGAGCttccaaataattttctttcaagtCTGAATCCAGATcctcaatatttgtatttttgagagTAAGAGTTCTCCACGTCTCTTCCACGTTTCTAAAGCGAACTGCTTGATTCACAGATGcaacattattcaaaaactgaaCCAAAGAGAGAACAGAGTCTCTTTTAAGATCCCTACCCGTTTCAACTAATATATATCTTAGCTCATCATGATATAAATTTCCAGCAAAGGAATGAAAGGGAACATCGAGTCGTCTCAGATAATCCAAAGTAGCCGATATGTCGTCCCCTCGTAAAGCTTCGTTAAGCCGAGTTACAGACTCCTTATAGGAATGCTCGTGATCACGCCTATTGGCCTCCATCATGGCTGCTTCAATCGTTTCTTTCTTGAGTTCTTCCTCTCCATCCAGAGCCAAGAGGGCATGATAGAGAAATTCCAAGTACATTTCAGTCTTTGACACATCAAAATCAACACGAAGTTTCCAAGGTTCAAGAGCTTCCCTAAGGTCATTCGCTTTTTTGTACTTAATGACTTCTTCTAATTCAACCAGAACGTTCACttcatcaataatattttgtatctcaGCGGGTCTCAAAGGAGTATTACGATCTCTATTTTTGCGAAACCGCATATGATATCGGACGATAGCCTCATCTTGAATCCGATCGAAGTCTTGAAGAGCAGAGCGTAATTTTTGATGtgaatcaatattttcaatGCGAGGCAGACGAACCGGAGAAGCAAGGCTTGGGTCTTTATTTAAGCGATGGAACTGTGGCATGGGAGAGTCCAGCTCTTTGAGAGCAGCCTGCGTTTGGGAGAGTTCTTGCGGAGTGAACGTCGCCTTTCCACCCAGATCCATCATTTCGGGAGCCATTCCAATTTTGAAGAGAAAGAGACTCAGTGCGTGGAGGCAGAAGACGACACGAGGAAGGTTTTTGGCATCGTACACGTCCGTCGTCTCAGGAGTGAATATGCTCGGAAGTCCAATTTCAGAACAGGCTCTCAGAAAGTGATTGATATTGTCCGTGTGTCGAAAGTGGAGTCCGGACTCCTCATACTTCTCGCCCAAGGGATCAAATATCCTCTTGAGGGAAACCACTTCTGGGGCGAAGAAGTGAGCCAATTTAGCGAGGAGAATCCCATTTCGTAGCTGGGATTCGAACTCAGTAGGAGAGGGAGAGATTCATGGATGCAGGACTCCACCCATCGACGAACCTCTTCCAAACGGCAAAGATACTCGTAAGCCAATTGCTTTTCTCGCTCTTCGTCCATCAACTTCCCAGATTTCCCCAAGAGGGGCCCCTGATCATGGATATCCCTCTCGTATTCTTCCTTCTCGTAGCCCATTCTAAGTGAGTGTATCAGAAAAGCTTCCGAGGGCGAAACTCATCCACAGATATCTCGGAAtagtgataataattttttttttctttcaagacTTGAAGGTTTTAGCGCCCTAAGCAAGTAATGCTTCACTTAACTTGACACCCCTCCCACTTTTTCAACCACTTACTTCTAAGTGAGCTATACAAATTCAACTTACGTGACATAGTTTTCTTTTGATATCACGCAACCTTGCCCCCCAATCCAACTGCCACTCATGCTGCTAGCTgctaatttcaaattcaaaattaggaTCACCACCTTTTATAgctgaatataaatattctatgcTATAGTTTTTAAGATACCCTTATGTTAAAAACTATGATTCATGAGCCCGTTGACCGttactataattaatatatagtatttatcaaaaatattaggGATAGGAGTAGATAAAGGTCGGTAAAAGATGTCGAGAATActtaatatgattattaatagTGCGCAACAAATATGGAGTGTTGTGTAAAAGTTAAAGTCTTTCCCAAAAATGTTTATCTACGGGATCTCATtttgaaactaataaaatagataaatttatggTATAGTATGGtaatttatatcaaactttacaatttctataatattaagtgaataaTAGGGTggacattaatttttaaagatcacAAGATATTccttttcaactaaaaatatccTTTGCAAATTGCCCTTGGCCATTCGAGGCCAATTAAGAAATTAAGaggttatttcttttttaaagagaatcttaccaaattttatttgtaaactctttttattgtacatatttttttaatttattttataaaatttggttatattggtattttttcttctaatgaTGGTCAGAATAAAAGGACAACAAGGTCAACAAAATCCACACTTTTTGATTTaccaaagtaaaaaatatataaattgtttgactGATACATAAACAAACACTAAATAAGCTAAAAGCCTCCATCCATTTTAGTTCGGATAATACTAAATCCACATAAAagcttataaaatgtattaaataataattttattcagctgaatttcttattttaataatataaaaagctgTAATGTGCAGTACATAGatgttattaaaacaaaaacatcaatttataaaaaggtgTACATTTTCAAGACTTTAAGGCCGTTCAGctgcttttaaatatatatattttttaaacggctTAAAATTTGCCAATGAGTAATGTCatcttcaaaacaaaacaacaacattttgaGACGTTATAAATCCCAGATTgtgaaaaatgatataataatctCCACCCtagttattaaagaaaaaatactgtgAGAGGTTGAGTTACtttgaaagaaacaaagaaatggGACATAGGGAAAGAGAGACGGAGAGTGAGAGAGAAAGAAGGATGTAATTTTAAGGTGAATAGGTGTGTAGCTGGGAAGCTGGGAAGCGGGTTAGTTCTAAGCTGCGAACAGCTAACAGTTTCTTGAATGTAGGAATTTTGAATTCCTGTGGCGGAAAAAGGAGCGaatttaattctttgtaaaGTGGAAGGATTTCGTTTCCTTGATGAGAGAATGCTCAAGCGACAGACTTCCTCTTCCCTTGTCCTGGAAGATCTTCAAAAGTCAAATGAAGAGCTTCGAAAGAAGCTGTCGGATTCCCTCCTCAAGGATTCCAGCTTGAGTTTGGAGTCCTCTTCCATCGTGATTCAAAAGTTGTGCGAAAAGGAGTCCGAGGAGCTCCGACGCACAGTAAGTCGCCTGGAGCGTCTTCTCGCCTTGGAGCGTGAAGAGAGGAATGCGAACGAAGAGAAAGCCATCGAACTCCTCACGGACGTGAAGCGCCAATGGCAGGAACGGGAGGAAATCCGTATTCAGCGCATGCGAACAGAAGTGGAATCGGCGCACTCACATTCCCATGAAGTCGCCAGGAGAAATGCAAAACTCCTCTCGGAACTGGAGAGATCCACCTCAGAGTTGGAAAATGCTTTGGACctcaaaaacaaattgaaagaGAAGTGCATTGATCTCAAATCAAAGTtagaaaatctcaaaaaaaactttaaggacAAGTCCGTTCAAGTACAAGAATATGAATCTCATATCCTTGCACTTGAGTCCCAAAATGAATCTCTTCAAGGGGATCTTATCCATTCAAAAAAAGGACGTTTCTCAAAAAGAGCAACAACTCTTGTCCGAAAAAATGGATATCTTAATGGAAATCAAATCCAAGGATCAAGAAATCAATAGTCTGAAGGAGAGATTATATTCTCTTGAGTCTCAAGTTGAAAAGTCCAAAATTAAAATCCGTGAACAGTCCTCCAAACTCAACGTGGCTTTGGCCGACTTGAAAGAAGCcaatatacaattaaatgaattaaaagaaaGTGGATTGGATAAGGATGCCAAATTAGACTCACTTCATAAGGAAATTGAAGACTTGGAAGAAAAGATGCGTGCTCAGAGTGTTAAATATGAAGAAGAGCTTCAAGTTTTCGAGGCCAATcgtaaaaaagatgaaaagaaaGAGCTGGAGAAATACAACGAGTTACAAGGTGAGATAGAGCGTCTCATGATGGATAAACAAGATGCATCATTTTGTGTGGATGAATCTGAAAGAAAGGCCAAAAGTCTGGAAACTGAAGTTAAAAAGATTAAGCTTGAGAATGATGAATTAAGTGAACGATACAAGAGGAAGGAGATGGAATTGGAGagtaaaattagtattttgaagGAAGACTCTAATAAAGTCATATATAATAAGGAAAGTATTATTCTAGAGATTCAGGATGATTTAAGGCGAATTCAATCTCAGAAAGATGCTcttgaaagagaaaaaacgaCCATGGAAagaagtttatataaaaaagaagaagttcaAAAATCTCAAATGAGGGAAATCGAGTCATTAAAGTTGAAAGTGGAGAGACAAAAGGAAGAAATTAATGCAAAGCCCCCTTGTTCACCTGTTAAAGTCATTAACAATATTGTCGTTGATAAAACTTCTGAGTTGGAAGATGAAAAGAAGGCAttgagttatgaaaaaaaaatgtttgaggcTGAGAAAAGGGAGATTATAtcccaaaaagaagaaatgaaaaaaataaagttaagttaaatgaagaaaatgtcAGTTTAAAGGCTATTCATGAAAAAGAAATGCAGAAAATGAAAACCTTACGCTCAAACTTAAATCAAGAAGAGGATCGACTCTCCAAGTTGAAAAGTGAATTAATGAAAGAAAGTGAATCTTTCAAAGAAGAAAAGTCAAGGTTTTTACAAATGAAGAAAGAGGTTGAGTTGAGTAAGGTTGACTTTGAAAATACGAAGGATGAGCGGGAAAGTGAATACAATTTAAAGGCAAAATTACTCAAAGTCGAAATGGAAGACAGGTTTACTAAGGAGCGACATAAGTTGAATGAAAGTCTAAATAATTTGAAGAGAGAAAAGGAGCTCTTGGAGAAGGAAATGAAggcgaaagaaaaaaaagaatctcaAAAGTATGAATTAGAAGCTGATAAGTCTGTGAAAGAAGCTAATCTTATGAAGGTGGACCTGAGAATAGCTAATAAGCAAGTGAAAGAGCACAAAGACACCATTACATATTTGCGACAAATGTATCGAGAGGAAAGAGATACTGCACGAAAACTTGAAGAGGAGACCAATACTCTCAAgactcaaattgaaaaaaatgagttaGAGATGGAAGGGCTGAAGCGAGAGCTCTCAGAAGCTAAAGAGTcacaagaaaaagtaaatacattGAAAGAAGATTTGTCCAAAAAATCTTCTGAAGCAAAGGGTCTTAGTTTTCGATTAGCTAAAGCAGAGTCCGACTGTGAGCGTTTAACCTCTCGACTTGATAAGGCTGAAAAGGAAGTGATCAAATATAGAGAGAGTCAGACTCAGCTTAACATTTATAAAGTGGCGTGTTTGGAGTTGGAGGATCAAACAAAAGAATTCGAAACTGTCATTGAGAAATTAGAAACTCAGAAAGAAAAGTTAACATCCCAGTTAGCTGAAAGCAAAGGCCAATATCAGGATATTGAGTCTACTACTACTCAgctaaaaattgaaatcaatgaTCTTAAATCCAAGTTAATATTTGCCAACAGTCAGTTGAAGGAGTCAAACTCAAAACTAGATGAAATTGAGTCGTTGTATAAATCTGAAGAGACCAAGCTTAGACTTAGGTTGAATGAACTCACCGCTTCTAAAGAACAACATTTAGTCACAATTAGTGACCTAAAATATCAAATGGAGGATTTGTTGACAAAATGCTCCAATTTATCCGGAGAAGAAAACTCTAAAACGATAGCTCTTAATGATCTGAAAGAATCTTACTCTAATCTTTTGACCCGTTTTCATGAGCTT includes:
- the LOC121114200 gene encoding uncharacterized protein encodes the protein MLKRQTSSSLVLEDLQKSNEELRKKLSDSLLKDSSLSLESSSIVIQKLCEKESEELRRTVSRLERLLALEREERNANEEKAIELLTDVKRQWQEREEIRIQRMRTEVESAHSHSHEVARRNAKLLSELERSTSELENALDLKNKLKEKTSPFKYKNMNLISLHLSPKMNLFKGILSIQKKDVSQKEQQLLSEKMDILMEIKSKDQEINSLKERLYSLESQVEKSKIKIREQSSKLNVALADLKEANIQLNELKESGLDKDAKLDSLHKEIEDLEEKMRAQSVKYEEELQVFEANRKKDEKKELEKYNELQGEIERLMMDKQDASFCVDESERKAKSLETEVKKIKLENDELSERYKRKEMELESKISILKEDSNKVIYNKESIILEIQDDLRRIQSQKDALEREKTTMERSLYKKEEVQKSQMREIESLKLKVERQKEEINAKPPCSPVKVINNIVVDKTSELEDEKKALSYEKKMFEAEKREIISQKEEMKKIKLS